One genomic region from Chthonomonas calidirosea T49 encodes:
- a CDS encoding BadF/BadG/BcrA/BcrD ATPase family protein — MKERIRLYLGIDGGGTKTAVTIITDTRAVVGEGTGGPGNIAVTAEPVLRRSVLEGVSQACAIAGLEIADTHFAGVCAAMAGYSDEERRQRFFELLKGLVKADRYRIEPDYVAAYWGATLGEPGIVVIAGTGAVAYGRNAEGESYREDGLGYLLGDRGSGFNLGLHTLRYTLDRMKEGNVDRLAAAVLEFTGAQSQSGIVRWLYGDFVPAKVAELAPVVGALADEGDRAARDLVAKMARCLRHSVRQVRHKLWLPRDVPVYMLGGLWNIGSFFRSEFIQPTWRVEGEGDDLSGGRFLIGTPHADAAYGAALLALEASLTGS; from the coding sequence GTGAAAGAGAGAATACGTTTATACCTAGGCATTGATGGTGGGGGCACAAAAACGGCGGTGACAATCATCACCGATACAAGGGCCGTTGTTGGTGAGGGAACGGGGGGGCCGGGCAACATCGCGGTTACCGCCGAGCCGGTGTTACGGCGTTCTGTGTTAGAGGGCGTGAGTCAGGCCTGTGCCATAGCCGGTTTAGAAATTGCCGACACTCACTTTGCTGGTGTTTGTGCCGCAATGGCGGGATATTCCGATGAGGAGAGAAGGCAGCGATTTTTTGAGCTATTAAAGGGTCTTGTAAAAGCCGATAGGTATCGTATAGAGCCAGATTATGTGGCGGCCTATTGGGGTGCTACTCTGGGAGAGCCTGGAATCGTTGTGATCGCTGGCACGGGAGCTGTGGCCTATGGGCGGAATGCAGAAGGCGAGAGTTATCGTGAAGATGGGCTTGGATATCTGCTCGGCGATCGGGGGAGTGGATTTAATTTGGGGCTTCATACTTTACGTTATACGTTAGACCGTATGAAAGAGGGGAATGTAGACCGGTTAGCGGCGGCCGTTTTAGAGTTTACGGGGGCACAGTCACAGAGTGGGATCGTGCGATGGTTATACGGCGATTTTGTTCCTGCAAAGGTAGCTGAACTTGCACCTGTTGTGGGCGCGTTGGCGGATGAGGGGGATAGGGCGGCTAGGGATTTAGTGGCCAAGATGGCTCGCTGTTTACGTCATTCGGTACGTCAGGTTAGGCACAAGCTTTGGTTACCGAGAGATGTACCTGTTTACATGCTGGGGGGCTTGTGGAACATTGGGTCATTTTTCCGTTCTGAGTTTATCCAACCTACTTGGCGTGTGGAGGGGGAAGGCGACGATTTATCTGGAGGTCGTTTCCTCATCGGGACCCCGCATGCCGACGCGGCATACGGGGCAGCCTTGTTGGCGTTGGAGGCATCTTTGACCGGTTCTTAA
- a CDS encoding ABC transporter ATP-binding protein: MTETIAMRGLDETEEGKQYAVVVSHLTKEFRVRYRTSVKRRLIGLFGGSEPTLKRFTALSDVSFCVPHGQTVAIIGRNGSGKSTLMGLLARVYKKTSGEIRLYGVDGGSARIAPLLELGAGFHMDLTGEENIEFYGAILGMSAREMRQKFDRIVEFAELGDKVRTAVRNWNDGARLRLGFAIAIHTDPDILLIDEVLAVGDEAFQAKCYRKVEELQRQGKTILFVSHDLAKVERVAQRVIWLMDGQIHMDGEVKTVLEAYRLYSAEQAGS; the protein is encoded by the coding sequence ATGACAGAGACGATCGCGATGAGAGGTCTGGATGAGACCGAAGAGGGAAAGCAGTATGCTGTGGTGGTCTCCCATTTAACGAAAGAGTTTCGGGTTCGTTATCGGACATCGGTTAAGCGGCGATTGATCGGTCTCTTTGGAGGATCGGAGCCGACGTTAAAACGTTTCACGGCCTTAAGCGACGTGTCGTTTTGTGTGCCGCATGGGCAGACCGTAGCGATCATCGGGCGCAACGGTTCGGGGAAATCTACGCTAATGGGGCTTTTAGCACGGGTCTATAAGAAGACATCGGGGGAGATCCGTCTTTATGGGGTAGACGGAGGATCTGCACGGATCGCGCCGCTGCTGGAGTTAGGGGCGGGATTTCATATGGACCTGACTGGAGAGGAGAACATCGAGTTTTACGGAGCTATTTTAGGCATGTCAGCCCGTGAGATGCGCCAGAAGTTCGACCGCATTGTTGAGTTCGCAGAGCTTGGAGATAAAGTTCGGACAGCGGTGCGAAACTGGAACGACGGTGCACGGCTGCGGTTAGGGTTTGCGATTGCAATTCATACCGATCCGGATATTCTATTGATTGACGAGGTGTTAGCGGTTGGGGATGAGGCCTTTCAGGCCAAGTGTTATCGCAAGGTAGAGGAGCTACAACGCCAAGGTAAGACGATACTTTTTGTGTCGCACGATCTTGCAAAGGTGGAGCGGGTGGCTCAGCGGGTCATATGGCTTATGGACGGGCAGATCCACATGGATGGTGAGGTAAAGACGGTTTTAGAGGCCTACCGCCTCTATAGTGCCGAGCAGGCGGGTTCATAG
- a CDS encoding ABC transporter permease codes for MSEELRELWRYRYLLYMLVRRELKVRYKNSVLGFLWSGIPLLLQVFVYTFLFRNVVGVRAPNYSAYLLTGIIPWTFFSTAILDASQSLLINYPIIRKVYLPREVIPLASVLSNFVHFLLSWALYFIVFLGVAPLFGLGTPLLGSMVWFPFITIIELLLVIGCALVVASLNVFYEDVKFIVQTVFQLGFFLLPVLYPADQIYYTSHLIRAHPWLYKVYLLDPIAAIITAYRRMLLQPISPVAFNASLRGAKPLPFDWTLWFGACLLSFLIAWAGYAYFNRRKWLFVERP; via the coding sequence ATGTCTGAAGAACTAAGAGAGCTTTGGCGCTACCGTTATCTACTCTATATGCTGGTTCGTCGCGAGTTGAAGGTGCGCTATAAAAACTCCGTACTCGGCTTTTTATGGTCTGGTATTCCGCTTTTACTGCAGGTATTTGTCTATACTTTTCTCTTTCGCAACGTGGTCGGAGTGCGCGCCCCCAACTACAGCGCCTATCTTCTAACTGGCATCATTCCGTGGACGTTCTTCTCTACAGCTATTTTGGATGCGAGCCAGTCCCTTTTGATCAACTACCCGATCATTCGGAAGGTCTATTTACCACGTGAGGTTATTCCGCTGGCAAGCGTTTTAAGTAACTTTGTCCATTTTTTATTGAGCTGGGCTCTCTATTTCATCGTTTTTTTAGGAGTTGCTCCGCTCTTTGGTTTAGGGACACCGCTACTTGGAAGCATGGTGTGGTTTCCCTTCATAACGATCATAGAGCTACTGTTGGTGATCGGATGTGCGCTTGTCGTGGCGTCACTGAACGTTTTTTACGAGGACGTCAAGTTCATCGTACAGACCGTGTTCCAACTTGGCTTCTTTCTTTTACCGGTGCTCTATCCAGCCGATCAGATATACTATACGTCGCATCTTATCCGAGCGCATCCATGGCTCTATAAGGTTTACCTTCTCGACCCGATAGCGGCCATTATCACGGCTTACCGGCGTATGCTCTTACAGCCGATAAGCCCTGTAGCGTTCAACGCTTCGTTGAGGGGAGCCAAGCCTTTGCCGTTCGACTGGACGCTCTGGTTTGGGGCATGTCTGCTTTCGTTTCTCATTGCATGGGCAGGATATGCCTATTTCAATCGCCGCAAGTGGCTTTTTGTGGAGCGGCCATGA
- a CDS encoding helix-turn-helix domain-containing protein encodes MSTEERELYTVAQAADYLQLTCASIRSYIRQGKIKAFRVAGGRKILIPREELLGLLEPVVWNARLTRSGKAIKDV; translated from the coding sequence ATGTCTACTGAAGAGAGAGAACTCTATACGGTTGCCCAAGCGGCAGACTATCTTCAACTGACCTGTGCGAGCATTCGATCTTATATACGACAAGGAAAAATAAAAGCCTTTCGTGTGGCTGGAGGACGCAAGATACTTATTCCTCGGGAGGAGCTTCTCGGATTATTGGAACCTGTTGTGTGGAACGCTCGGCTTACGCGATCGGGCAAAGCCATAAAAGATGTCTGA
- the recO gene encoding DNA repair protein RecO, with amino-acid sequence MPTYTAQALVLHRRSLGEHDRILTLFTKEHGKISAVAKGSQRTTSRLVGATEPFTHVRLLLATARSLDIITQCEIVNAYPALRTDIERLSRAAYICDLLDAFSHPHDASSSEAVFELTCAALFLLTQPSAWLDSIIYAYDIRLLEILGYAPALEYCAHCGEPLQEPPFGFSPAAGGALCARCRHTSLDVFPLPADTLIALQTLRTAPPEALLHYLPPKTVVSSIERALRSFIRFRAERPLHTVEFLDSLRIARN; translated from the coding sequence ATGCCGACTTACACCGCTCAGGCCCTTGTGCTTCATCGCCGAAGTCTAGGTGAGCACGATCGTATTCTCACCCTCTTTACGAAAGAACACGGGAAAATATCGGCTGTTGCAAAAGGTTCCCAACGCACTACCAGTCGCCTTGTTGGTGCCACCGAGCCATTTACGCACGTCCGTCTTCTTCTTGCCACCGCACGCAGTCTTGACATCATTACCCAATGTGAGATCGTCAATGCTTATCCTGCCCTACGAACCGACATCGAACGCCTCTCCCGTGCTGCCTACATCTGTGACCTGCTCGACGCTTTCTCTCACCCTCACGATGCCTCTTCCAGTGAAGCCGTTTTCGAACTTACCTGCGCTGCCCTGTTCCTCCTCACACAACCCTCCGCGTGGCTCGATTCCATCATCTACGCCTATGACATTCGCCTTTTGGAGATCTTAGGCTACGCTCCCGCTCTTGAATACTGCGCACACTGCGGCGAACCGCTTCAGGAACCCCCCTTTGGGTTTAGCCCTGCGGCTGGTGGCGCACTGTGCGCGCGTTGCCGACATACCTCGCTTGATGTCTTCCCTTTACCCGCCGATACCCTCATCGCGCTGCAAACGTTGCGAACGGCCCCTCCAGAGGCGCTGCTCCACTATTTGCCGCCTAAAACGGTGGTCTCTTCCATCGAACGTGCTCTCAGAAGTTTCATTCGCTTCCGCGCCGAGCGACCTCTTCACACGGTTGAGTTTCTCGACTCTCTACGCATTGCCAGAAATTAA
- a CDS encoding cellulase and CBM gives MKRIAAIIALIIGCSFTLLRASAQTSPPSNSTALELAEPERPNRVVGYTGWDDQYLYIGVVVNKATLQGTNSAPFSDPLKDDAILVLIQTDDDHTITKPNAKTVMVAASAVGGLQLYRGPDFKPLFNGMEDINDRLKQIQESKEDEKQREAARIALLSQIIKYAVAPHGAQRITGTYVPGYTLEAAIPWVDLGVKPSPGLRLGFTVATQSTTPDSPKLLCLSPRITSRADLYNPSLWGQLVLSEAAEPAHIDTLICPRFAAAKPVIDGTVSPGEWNAESAFVFGGETSAGLVVLNTQQAREHPPFQPQAPRPIIPVTSYPSRQVVPHKPQPVTPALMALYYYNYQADPRKEAPPMGVVGNDGSTALAHHPLDGSGPWFSYDCADWHLQQIVAARQAGIDVILPVYRLTARKEYADKGLSALVVALLAARASRQDYPLVALYLDLKDARELTEEALYSGIRDFYRHLPSEFRFSVPLDAENGGGIAYPIFINHEDAISSPTPSLFADLRRRFSEEFAGADLLFIGTPDYRGMPLDGLFELARDKGVTAEQGGWIRLATLSPGYDPTVSDHSAEALKRYVSRNDGATYRDHWNAALSADPNWILVDSWNGYTDATEVAPSLEDGYIMVDITREYAQRWIGLHRTSARFFAVGLPQRVEAGSTVDALIRVENTGTEVWGAKQAPIALAYRWVKNGTPVAYGEPIPLPESVAPGQNVSIPLQVHVISPNGAPLTPGAYTLEIGLTTLQRATADSPFLDTNLPGGMVRLPEQVENASELPSIAAEVIQSDLRPIMESGSVYTVHALLRNDGAVAWKASEGFRVTLRLYRVEEAVSGHETEIPVDMADASMTLTKDEVPGSVIAVTLQLPLMTPDGKPLPVWHQRDNWTYLARWEIADGKGNGVSIDAMPICVVPYDFGPRFLSTQIPGELPAAHRLPVPISLMNDGPQIWKKNLVRVGYHWYYLDGTEYVFNDETTPIPQDIAPGQKLNGFLAWVTAPPYDGLYYLVWDLQVGDTWSSTTSCTRVDDRLVQLVRVVDGKLQFVDLSTLYNIKGVTSEMMPGIGSFDDQGLSFPRALIPNYAVSGPIPSNIWMPVDHGGPDSNRRIAFLWGSPNAKGEDFLACMGQRLELGKQSGVYRFIHILGASASKSLPTQLRLVFAIPGGGDSADLWALSVDPWNALESNLQKVGFYCRWHNGPSGPQPGAVGLYHYVVPVTETSKLVAIQLPNAPDFRIAAITLEK, from the coding sequence GTGAAGCGTATTGCAGCTATTATAGCACTTATCATCGGATGTTCATTCACGCTCCTACGAGCTTCTGCACAAACCTCCCCGCCTTCCAACAGCACGGCGTTAGAGTTGGCTGAGCCCGAGCGTCCTAATCGAGTTGTTGGCTATACAGGGTGGGACGATCAGTATCTCTACATTGGGGTCGTAGTCAATAAAGCGACGCTTCAAGGCACAAACTCGGCCCCTTTTAGCGATCCCCTCAAAGACGATGCGATCCTTGTGCTCATCCAAACAGATGATGACCACACGATTACCAAGCCGAATGCCAAGACTGTAATGGTGGCCGCAAGTGCCGTTGGTGGACTGCAGCTGTATCGCGGCCCTGATTTCAAGCCGTTATTTAACGGGATGGAGGATATCAACGATCGCCTCAAGCAGATACAGGAGAGCAAGGAAGATGAGAAGCAGCGCGAGGCCGCGCGCATTGCCTTGCTTTCGCAGATCATCAAATATGCTGTAGCACCTCACGGGGCACAGCGTATTACAGGAACCTATGTGCCGGGCTACACGCTAGAAGCAGCGATTCCTTGGGTAGATTTAGGAGTGAAACCATCGCCAGGATTGCGTTTGGGATTTACGGTTGCAACACAGTCTACCACGCCGGATAGCCCCAAGTTGCTCTGTTTGTCGCCTCGGATTACCAGCCGGGCAGACCTTTACAACCCTTCTTTGTGGGGGCAGCTTGTGTTGAGCGAGGCTGCAGAACCTGCACATATTGATACCCTTATTTGCCCACGTTTTGCAGCCGCCAAGCCGGTTATTGATGGCACTGTTAGCCCAGGAGAGTGGAATGCCGAATCGGCCTTTGTGTTCGGTGGAGAGACAAGTGCTGGCTTAGTAGTCCTCAACACACAACAGGCTCGTGAGCATCCACCGTTTCAGCCGCAAGCTCCCCGACCGATTATTCCAGTAACTTCTTATCCTAGCCGGCAGGTTGTTCCGCATAAGCCTCAGCCTGTTACACCTGCACTCATGGCCCTCTATTACTATAACTATCAAGCCGATCCAAGAAAAGAGGCGCCTCCTATGGGGGTGGTGGGTAATGATGGAAGTACTGCATTAGCTCATCATCCGCTAGATGGCTCAGGCCCTTGGTTTTCTTATGATTGCGCAGACTGGCACTTGCAGCAGATTGTGGCAGCACGTCAAGCGGGCATAGATGTGATTTTGCCGGTGTACCGCTTAACGGCACGAAAGGAATACGCAGATAAAGGGCTAAGTGCGTTGGTGGTGGCTTTGTTAGCTGCAAGGGCCTCACGCCAGGACTATCCTCTTGTTGCCCTCTACCTCGATCTGAAGGACGCTCGTGAACTAACAGAAGAGGCTTTATATAGTGGAATTCGTGACTTTTATCGGCACCTTCCGTCTGAGTTTCGCTTTAGTGTACCGCTAGATGCAGAGAATGGTGGTGGCATTGCCTATCCGATCTTTATCAACCATGAGGATGCTATTTCATCGCCCACACCCTCGCTTTTCGCCGACTTACGTCGGCGGTTTTCTGAGGAGTTTGCAGGAGCCGATCTCCTCTTTATCGGTACGCCCGATTACCGCGGGATGCCGTTGGACGGTTTGTTCGAGTTAGCTCGTGACAAAGGCGTGACTGCGGAGCAGGGAGGGTGGATACGACTTGCGACTTTGTCGCCAGGATATGACCCCACCGTGAGTGACCATAGTGCAGAGGCACTGAAGCGATATGTGTCTCGAAATGACGGCGCGACCTATCGCGATCACTGGAACGCAGCGCTTTCGGCAGACCCGAACTGGATTTTGGTGGATAGCTGGAATGGCTATACTGATGCCACAGAAGTGGCTCCCTCCCTAGAAGACGGTTACATTATGGTGGATATTACCCGCGAGTATGCTCAGAGGTGGATAGGACTGCATCGGACGTCGGCACGTTTCTTTGCGGTCGGGTTGCCACAGCGCGTTGAAGCAGGCTCCACGGTGGACGCCTTGATCCGTGTGGAAAATACCGGCACGGAGGTTTGGGGTGCAAAACAGGCACCGATAGCATTGGCCTATCGGTGGGTAAAAAACGGTACACCCGTTGCTTACGGTGAACCTATTCCGTTGCCCGAATCGGTGGCTCCTGGCCAAAACGTCAGTATTCCTTTGCAAGTACATGTGATTAGCCCCAATGGGGCCCCTCTGACGCCGGGTGCCTATACTCTTGAGATCGGTTTGACCACACTCCAACGCGCCACCGCAGATAGTCCCTTCCTCGATACGAATTTGCCAGGTGGAATGGTTCGTCTGCCGGAACAGGTTGAAAACGCATCCGAGTTGCCATCAATAGCTGCCGAGGTTATCCAATCCGATTTGCGCCCAATAATGGAGAGTGGGAGCGTCTATACGGTTCACGCGCTTCTAAGAAATGATGGGGCAGTGGCGTGGAAGGCCTCGGAAGGGTTTCGTGTAACGCTGCGGCTTTATCGGGTGGAGGAGGCGGTGTCGGGGCACGAAACGGAGATACCCGTTGATATGGCCGATGCTTCCATGACGCTCACTAAAGATGAGGTGCCCGGCAGTGTAATAGCGGTTACCCTACAGTTGCCTTTGATGACGCCGGATGGGAAACCGCTGCCAGTGTGGCATCAGCGTGACAACTGGACCTATCTCGCCCGTTGGGAGATAGCGGATGGCAAAGGGAATGGAGTCTCGATAGATGCAATGCCCATCTGCGTGGTACCCTACGATTTTGGTCCACGTTTTCTATCTACTCAGATTCCAGGCGAACTACCTGCCGCTCATCGGCTGCCGGTGCCGATCTCTTTGATGAACGACGGCCCGCAGATATGGAAGAAGAACCTTGTACGGGTAGGTTATCACTGGTACTACCTCGACGGCACGGAGTATGTATTTAACGATGAGACCACCCCGATCCCCCAGGATATCGCTCCGGGGCAAAAGCTGAACGGTTTCCTTGCATGGGTAACGGCGCCTCCTTATGATGGTCTGTACTATCTTGTTTGGGATTTACAAGTGGGCGATACCTGGTCATCTACAACGTCCTGCACACGCGTAGATGACCGTTTGGTGCAGCTTGTGCGTGTGGTGGACGGCAAGTTGCAGTTTGTGGATCTTTCAACACTCTACAATATTAAGGGTGTCACAAGTGAGATGATGCCTGGCATAGGGAGTTTTGATGATCAGGGGCTGTCGTTTCCTAGAGCGTTAATACCGAACTATGCCGTCAGCGGGCCCATACCCTCTAATATCTGGATGCCTGTAGACCATGGCGGACCAGACTCCAATCGCCGTATAGCCTTTCTATGGGGTAGCCCTAACGCGAAGGGGGAAGACTTTTTGGCCTGTATGGGTCAACGCCTTGAGCTAGGAAAGCAGAGCGGGGTCTATCGGTTTATTCACATTTTGGGCGCTAGCGCGTCGAAATCTCTTCCCACCCAGCTGCGACTGGTATTTGCCATTCCGGGAGGAGGTGATTCGGCCGATCTATGGGCACTGAGCGTGGACCCATGGAACGCTTTGGAGTCCAATTTGCAGAAGGTGGGGTTCTACTGTCGTTGGCACAATGGGCCGAGTGGCCCTCAGCCGGGGGCGGTTGGACTTTATCACTATGTGGTGCCAGTTACCGAGACGAGCAAGTTGGTTGCCATTCAGCTGCCGAACGCGCCTGATTTTCGTATCGCAGCGATCACGTTGGAGAAATAG
- a CDS encoding glycoside hydrolase family 20 zincin-like fold domain-containing protein, with protein sequence MTSVLAVLALSLFSSIAAMAQASTPHPETPTSIGPWKAWMENGALSLDYQGIPFARGGQLQLFAPNYAQGYFSSGAHPPDVSVITQPDGGLTYRADFHYDEASRHFTGVQQITVSPNGTIRATLQANWQDTTPALIEWNPLRIWAYLLVGSTQKWVTRDGQQNQQPISYFPVPWRAAEIPFLNTTFQHTAIGEIDVAFQGDQGVCFDARSDPYLEGEPFFWCGLAGSTLSPGETFNETLSLKVVPSPTLPSLQTVARGETLPAKRLDTQQAQVGPPPLTDAQGHPVLVPQPKQVEFSQTDYLLPKKLPIYLYLPHNQQGQRVNKALIELAREWALEGVQFVTAHGAWENQGLLVAIADRPLPVQAPVPPVVPESYALEVTPTAVMVVGRDAAGAFYGLQTLRQLLQRDKAGQPMLPQVSISDWPTLAFRGAHLFVGKQALPFHEKLIERVLSRLKLNRMVIECEYTAWKSHPELHVPFAMAPHDLAKEIAFCRDHFMEPIPLIETLGHAQWLFVNNQHKELAEDVTTPYAYNVNDPRTYQIVFDIFNEAISLFHPHLFHIGHDEVTLFGKYPARPENQQEGLVKLFVTDTKRLHDWLAKRDIRTMIWSDMLLNPLEGKPTPQNPSLSAANAPTIADAQAMRAALPKDIIICDWRYAPGSEQRNGLDLFQKDGFQTIGSAWYEPENIRGWAQQVIQNRSLGTLQTTWAGYNSNESLLSEDFPQFSAFVLAAEYAWSGSNLKPLSLGQSPNADTLPYSPSELFTRLYGDLPPPGVSRPGWLVSLSDSANIQLAQADNGLPWQTVLTPSQTPTPEVNDATTGILYANDGRGILLRGLYTAGPDNSPPTSLNIPIDRPARTIALLSALTCDIGPGKVAASLIVTYTDGTKITIPLRSGYETAALSDLTHSRSYFVSTIPYSIGARTVALRLFRWHNPYPRKDIRSLTFRADNPFAGPLLFSITGVE encoded by the coding sequence GTGACGTCTGTTCTTGCGGTTTTAGCCCTCTCGCTCTTCTCTAGCATTGCAGCCATGGCACAAGCCTCTACACCTCATCCTGAAACACCTACCTCTATTGGACCGTGGAAAGCTTGGATGGAAAACGGGGCGCTTTCTTTAGACTACCAAGGCATTCCGTTTGCCCGTGGTGGTCAACTACAACTTTTTGCTCCAAACTATGCACAAGGCTACTTTAGCTCTGGGGCTCATCCTCCGGATGTTTCCGTAATCACTCAGCCTGATGGCGGTCTTACCTATCGTGCCGACTTTCATTACGATGAGGCCAGTCGCCATTTCACCGGTGTACAACAGATCACGGTTTCGCCAAACGGGACGATTCGCGCTACCCTCCAAGCCAACTGGCAAGATACAACTCCAGCGCTTATAGAGTGGAATCCGCTTCGAATTTGGGCCTACTTGCTGGTCGGTTCTACCCAAAAATGGGTTACCCGTGATGGTCAGCAAAACCAGCAGCCCATCTCTTACTTTCCGGTTCCCTGGCGCGCTGCCGAAATTCCCTTTCTTAACACTACTTTCCAACACACCGCCATCGGAGAGATAGATGTAGCCTTTCAAGGAGATCAGGGGGTCTGCTTTGATGCTCGCTCCGACCCCTACCTTGAAGGAGAGCCGTTTTTCTGGTGTGGGCTTGCCGGGAGCACACTGTCCCCAGGAGAGACATTTAACGAAACGCTATCGTTGAAAGTCGTTCCTTCTCCAACTCTGCCGTCTCTACAGACCGTCGCGAGAGGCGAAACGCTCCCTGCAAAGCGGCTCGATACACAACAAGCCCAAGTAGGCCCACCACCGCTCACCGATGCGCAAGGGCACCCCGTCCTCGTACCCCAGCCCAAGCAGGTGGAATTCTCACAGACCGACTATCTACTCCCTAAAAAGCTACCGATCTACCTCTATCTGCCGCATAACCAGCAGGGTCAGCGCGTTAACAAAGCCCTTATAGAGCTAGCACGTGAATGGGCATTGGAGGGCGTTCAATTTGTAACCGCCCATGGCGCTTGGGAAAACCAAGGGCTTCTTGTGGCCATAGCGGATAGGCCTTTGCCCGTGCAAGCGCCCGTGCCTCCTGTCGTCCCCGAAAGCTACGCACTGGAGGTAACTCCAACCGCTGTTATGGTTGTCGGCAGAGACGCAGCAGGTGCCTTCTACGGCCTGCAAACCCTTCGTCAACTTCTACAACGAGATAAAGCTGGACAACCGATGCTACCTCAAGTCTCCATTTCAGATTGGCCTACGCTCGCCTTTCGCGGTGCCCATCTCTTTGTGGGAAAGCAGGCGCTTCCTTTCCATGAAAAGCTCATCGAACGTGTTCTCTCACGCCTTAAGCTTAATAGAATGGTAATCGAGTGTGAATACACGGCATGGAAATCGCATCCTGAGCTCCATGTTCCCTTTGCAATGGCACCTCACGATCTTGCCAAAGAGATCGCTTTCTGTCGTGATCACTTTATGGAACCCATTCCGCTCATCGAAACGCTAGGCCATGCCCAATGGCTCTTCGTGAATAACCAACATAAAGAGCTTGCAGAAGACGTCACCACTCCTTATGCCTATAACGTAAATGACCCACGTACTTACCAAATCGTTTTTGATATTTTCAATGAGGCGATCTCTCTATTTCATCCTCATCTCTTCCATATCGGGCATGACGAGGTCACCCTTTTTGGGAAGTATCCGGCTCGACCTGAAAATCAACAGGAGGGACTCGTCAAACTTTTTGTAACCGACACGAAACGCTTGCACGACTGGCTCGCTAAGCGTGACATCCGTACTATGATCTGGTCGGATATGCTGCTCAATCCACTAGAGGGAAAGCCAACACCACAAAACCCCTCACTATCTGCAGCCAACGCTCCCACAATAGCCGATGCTCAGGCGATGCGTGCTGCCTTACCAAAGGACATCATTATCTGTGATTGGCGCTATGCCCCCGGTAGTGAGCAGCGAAATGGTCTTGATCTCTTTCAAAAGGATGGTTTTCAGACCATCGGCAGCGCATGGTACGAGCCGGAGAATATCCGTGGCTGGGCTCAACAGGTCATACAAAACCGCTCCTTAGGCACGCTCCAAACGACTTGGGCAGGCTATAACAGCAATGAAAGCCTTCTCTCTGAAGATTTCCCACAGTTCAGCGCCTTCGTTTTGGCCGCCGAATATGCTTGGAGCGGCTCAAATCTAAAGCCTCTCTCTCTAGGCCAGTCCCCTAATGCGGATACCCTGCCCTACTCGCCTTCCGAGCTTTTTACACGGCTCTACGGCGATCTACCGCCTCCCGGAGTATCGCGTCCAGGGTGGCTTGTTTCACTTTCAGACTCGGCTAACATTCAATTAGCACAAGCAGACAATGGCCTACCTTGGCAGACGGTCCTTACCCCATCGCAAACGCCCACTCCAGAAGTGAACGACGCGACGACGGGTATCCTCTATGCCAACGATGGCCGCGGTATTCTGTTACGCGGACTTTACACTGCAGGCCCCGATAACTCCCCCCCAACAAGTCTTAACATTCCCATAGACCGACCTGCACGTACTATTGCCCTTCTCAGCGCCCTCACCTGCGACATTGGGCCAGGAAAAGTGGCAGCCTCTCTGATCGTCACCTATACCGATGGTACTAAGATCACCATCCCTCTTCGCTCGGGATATGAGACAGCGGCGCTAAGCGATCTCACGCACTCACGCTCCTATTTTGTCTCTACCATTCCCTACAGCATCGGGGCACGTACCGTGGCACTTCGCCTCTTTCGCTGGCACAACCCCTATCCGCGCAAAGACATCCGCTCCCTTACTTTTCGTGCCGATAACCCGTTCGCGGGGCCCCTGCTTTTTAGCATAACCGGCGTTGAATAG